The genomic segment CCCCGCTGTGGTTAAGTGCGCTTGATCGATGTACAGATCGTCCTGCTGAGCAGCCGGGGTAAGAATGGCGATCAGGGCACTAGGGACAGTTGAGGCTTTAGGCACCACTGAAGCTTCGGTAAATCCAAAAAGGGTGGGATTTTTCACTACGTACTTTATGACACTGTTCATATCGGCGGGAATAAAGTTAACCCCCTTCGTCTCCAGCAAGGACCAGAGAGTTGTTTCATAATCGAGCGAACGTTGGTATCCAGCAATATTCTCAGGAGCCAGCTCTCCTCCCAAAACTGCAGACCAGGCATAATAGCTGGAATTCGGTACGATAATAGTGCGAGCACCTGCTGATTGCAGAACTTTGATTTCCGATGCCAGAGCCACTGCCTGATCACTCAGATAAGTGGAGCGGGTGTCAAGCCATGTTGGGTCCTTATCCAACTCATCCTGAACCTTAATCAGATCGTTGTCGCCGGATTTGATAACATAGAGCGCGTTGGGGTTGGCCACACCATTAACCGAGTTGAGGTAGTTCTTCATCTGCTGAACAGCGGAGACGAGCACGCTCACCTCGATCGCCGCATAGGAGTGACCAATAGCATAGTTGGTTCCTCCGCCACCAATCGGTGCGGCGCTCAAGCCAAACTTTCCTGCCAGTATGGTGGTAGACATCAGCCCGTTTCCTGCAAAGCCACCTTTGGCTCCTTGAGCAACGGCGGCAACGATGGCAACATCATTATCAGGAATTCCCGTCGAATGATAACGAAAATAACCACTGTCCAGATTACTATCGCCAACTCCAACAAATTGATTGAACCCTTCAGCACAGGCTCCGTTGGCAAGGGTTAGAGTGGCGAAGGTTAGTAATCCGGTTGAGAGGGCAAGTTGCTTCAGTGTTAACATGAAAATCTCCCGTAATTGGTGTATTCGCACGACAAATCATACTGCACTTTTGGCAGAGAATTGCAGAGGTGTAAGAGAGCAACTGTCTCCACAATTTGGCCACCATGAAAGCTTTCTGGCAATCGTACTTTTCAGAGACATCCCCTAATATTAAAAGACTACATCCATATTATGGCAATGTAGCCTATCTCTTTGTACTCGTTTATTTACTATACATTTTCCTATCATAGACCCCAAGGAGATATTAATCAATTTAATATCTCTGCCAAGCAGATTAGCTTCAGTGAATCATCTATTTCAACATGGCCCTGTTGGACACATAGAAGCGAACAAGAGATACTAGATACTAGAAAAAGCGAAAAAAAAAGTTAACCACTGCTTATGAGGACACAGAGGGAATTAATTAAAAAGCAGAGAAAACAGATCAAGAAACAGGAAAAGCAGATACGAGATGCTAGATACTAGATGCTAGAAAAAGCGGAAAAACAAGTTAACCACAGAGGACAATGAGGACACAGAGGGAATTAATTAAAAAGCAGAGAAAACAGATGCTAGATACTAGATACTAGATGCTAGAAAAAACGGAAAAACAAGCTCAACCAATAACCTTCCCCTTGAATAAGCCATAGCCCTTTAGTATTACAAACAAATGCAGTTAAAAGAGGCGTCAGGAAATTAGCATTTCCCTGTAAACCACAGAAGCTACGCGGCGCCTAAACCACAAAAACAACCTCGTGGCTCATTCGGAGTCGTTATTTTTCTGTTGTAGCACTTGAATGTGGGAAGAGTTGATAGAAAGATTAAGATGAAAAGGATAAAAGTAGCTTTTCCAGATGTTACTCGCAGTTCAGCGATTAAAGGGCTAAGAAGAATGGAAAAAATTTATAAGTATTTTAGGTACGATGTTCTTGATTTGGTTTTTCGCAAAAAAGGATATTGTGGTGTTAAATGTTCATTGCCACAAGACTACAATGACCCGTATGAACTTTTCTTAGGGATGGATTTGTCTATTCCACCAGAGCATCTCGCATTTTATTACGACATAGTCAGTGGGATTCCTCAAAACCCAACGACATGCTTCTCTTATTCTCCTATCGTTTCACCAATGTGGGCTCACTACGCGAATAATCACTCTGGCTTTGTACTCGAATTTGACCTTGAGGGCTTACAAAAACACTTTGAAGGAAATCCGCTCTGGAACGTATCTTATCGTAAAGCTCCTCTTGAAAACTTAAAGGAAATACTAGCTAGAGCTGCTGGTACACTGAAGCCTCGTCATTCATACGCACTACAGGAAGCTGTTTTCGTTGAATCATATTTCTCTAAATATGATCAATGGGCATACGAACAAGAATGTCGATTCGTTGATATGACCAAGATCACTGAAAATGTAGCTGGCGATGATATTTTATTTATACCATTGGAATTTGTTACCGCATTTATTGCAGGTCCTAAATATCCAACGGATAAGATTCAACACTCATGTGATATATCCTCAATAGCGGACATGAAATGGTATGAACTTGTTATTGGTAAAAGCCATCCAAAACCCTACATTAAAGCCCAGAATAACGAAATTTTTATTTTCGAAGACAAGCAATTAGTTTTATCAACTAACAATTGCAGTAGTTGTTCTGAACCTCTAGTTAACGACAACAAGCTTTGTCCGTGGTGTGCGATCACTGAATCCCATAGAAAAGTTGCTGCTCAACACAATCCGTTCAGAATGATAAGTGCCATGGGAGGCTTAGACGATTATATGGAGGCTATGAATAAAATCGGGCGGTAGGTGAAAAAACTAACGAACAAGGATAGATCGTAAAAGGATAGCGATCCACGATCTTATCCTACTGTGTTGTGCCATGAGACGCGGAGGCGATATCACCTCCACGACTCAACCGTATCAGCGGTAATCTACTCTGCCTCTGCCTTTTCCTCGTCTGGCTTCTTGCCGGTTCTGCGCTTGGCCAGCTCATTATTTTGTTTAACAAACTGAGCAATATCGGCGCTAATGCTGGCAAATGTTTCCGGCTTGACCTTGCTCATAACATTCATATACTCAATAAGGCTACCATTAGTAATCTGGATTACCTCAGCTTTTAATCTTGTGGCCGAGGCGAGACTCTCCTTGCCAGCAATCAGCTCTCCCTGGGACATGGCGATGTTTTCAAACTCCTCTTGGGCCGTGGCCAGGATGCTGATCGAATCGTCCATCCCTTTGAGATTGGCAATAGCCTTAACAATATCCGGTTCTGCCAGATCAGTCAGCAGAGAGTTGATCCTGGCAGACTCGGCACTGTAATCCTCTCTCTGAATTCCCATACCATATTGACTGAGCACCGCATCTATCACCGCTGCAGCCTCCTTCATTTTGGGGAGAGGGATGTAGGTGTAGCCATCCACCAGGTAAAACAGTGCGCGTATTGCCTCGTCCCGCACCTCATCTTTTTCTGCTAGTTGCGAATAGGCCTCCAGGCGATTAAGGGCCAGGGTGAAATCATCATCGAGGGTGGTGAGTTCTGTTAAAATAGGGCTGAGGTAGGTATCACTGCTCCAGTCATTTTTGCTAAACTCTTTGAGGATACGTGTTGCCAGGTTGTTAATATCTGCGTTTCTACTGGATTCTCTAACTTTGCTAATTGTTGCCATCACTACAGCCTCCAATTTGAATTAAAAGACAAAAAAACTCTGAAAACATATGTGCTACCAAAGCACATCAGCTACATCTCTTCTTGAGTTAAGGGGCAAAGAGTAACTTTGTCAAGCACCCCAGCCCATGCCACCAAAGATTCTCACCAAGATGCATGGCCTTACCTAAGTATCTGCCAAGCCATAAGCTTCAGCGAGGCAATAAAGGGATGGGCAAGGGGCAAAGGGGAAAGGAGGTCGTCTACAGATGGAGAAAGCCTGAAACACCGAGGAGACGAGCAATATACAGATGTATAAAGCCTCAAACACCGAAGAAACAGACAATATACAAATGTATAAAGCCCCAAACACCGAAGAAACGGACAATATACAAATGTATAAAGCCCCAAACACCGAGGAGACGAGCAATATACAGATGTATAAAGCCTCAAACACCGATGAAAGAGACAATATGCAAATGTATAAAGGCTCAAACACCGAGGAAACACAATATACAGATGCAGACAGGGCAAAACCTTGAGGAGATGGCCAATCTACATCCATACAGAGGCCCAAAACTTGGGTAGACGGCCTATCTGCGAGGGTAGACAGTCTTTTTTTATGTCGTAGGATCAAGATCCCTGCTTTGCCCTTACTGACAGCTCGCCATCCCGCTACGCTCCACTGCTAAAGCTGATAGCTTGGTCTTCCCCCCATTGACAGGCTAACGGTGATGAGCAAAAAAACTTCGCGTTGTTTTAAACAGTTACTGATGTATACTGAGATAGTTTTAAAGTCATAAATGAATTTATGTACAACTTAATTATTAAGGAGTCTTCAAGTGGAATTTCTTACCGCCACGGTCTTTTCTGGTGTTTTGTATGACATGCTCAAGTGTGGAGCTGGTTTAGCATCTGATAATATAAAGAAAAAACTACAAGATTGGTTGATCGACGACAATATGGCCAGCAACATTGAGGCTGAACTGGCAAAGCTACAGCTATCAGATGAAATGAGTGAATCTGCCATTGCCAAGAAATTAACCAGCTCAGACGAAATTACAAAGATCTTAAAAGAGATAAAACCTATCAATCAAACTACGATTACACAAACACACTCTGGTACTGGAGACAATATAGCTGGAAATAAAGTTATTAATAACTGATGAGTAACAGCATGACGGAACCCATTTCTCAATATCATTATGGCCAAGGAGACAATGTTAGAGACAAGATCATCAACCGGGCTATCTCTCCCAAGGCCCTCCTAACTCCCATCCACTCTGTACTAACAAGTTTACGACACCGTCAACTAGAACAAGCGAAAGAAAAGCTAACCACCATAAACTCCACATCAAGCCTAGATACAGATACCATCGCCCTACTTAACATCATTCAGCTTTTGGTTAAGTTGACTGAAGATAACCCTCCAGCAGATAGTTACCAGCTATTAAACTCCTACCTCGCAACAGATCCAGATCAATTCTGTCGAGATATTGCTATCTCTGCACAAATCCAACTTGATGCCAAACATGACAACCACCTTGATGCTCATACACGATATACCGCAAAAAAGAGACAAGGGATATACACCAATGAAGCATATTATGCCCTCATAGCAAACCTTGATGAAATAAAGAGCGTTTTCAATGAACAAAGATTGCAACTTACTGAGATTGAGTTGTGTGGTTTAGTACGTGGAGCACTAAGGCTAGAAGCTCCTGATGAAGCTCTGGAAATAGCAAAACTCCTACACTCTATTTTGCCAGACCTTAACAGCAAAACGCTTATCCTTTTCACAAAGATATGTCTATTTAATAAAACAATCTCCGAATCTAGCGAAGCTAGACATTATTGGAGCATAACTGCAAGTAGTCGCAGAAACCTACTTAACCTATGCGACGAAACCGTTTGTCTAATGAACAACTGCAAGGGTAACGACACTAGAGTAGTCAACATAGCCACATCATTACTTAACCACGTTTTGGGTGAATACCAACCACTGGCAGACGTTTGTTGGGATTTCATTTCTAAGGTAGAAGCACAATCACCTGATATCGCATCTGAAATTCGCCGTATATATGAGCGAAAAAGAAGAACCACAGGAGGGATATCAGGCAAAATAGCCAAAGCTCAAGAAGATCCAGCATTCAAAAGTGACACCATAAACGAAATAACGAAATCAACAAACATCTCTGCAGAAGACTCCTTTCTACTAAGTAACATTGGAGATCAAGACACCATCCAAAAATGGCTTGGCTCCGGTGGAGCCATATCAAATACGAATCAGCTTGTAAGTGACGTTGCCCTGCTTGAACTAAAAACGATGGCATGCAAGGACACCAAGAAAGCAGTTGCAGAACTCCAAGAGGCGGCTGATGAGTTCACCAATAAACATCAAGCTGACTTGGGCAGCTTAGATCCTCGAAACGCGCTCTCTCTAGCTGAGAAACTCTTCAATCTAGAAATTTTTCCTGCTGCATGCGAGTTACTAAAACCGCACATTCCTAGCAGTGATATCTGGGCCTCACCCATTCTTCAATGTTATCTCAATGCCCTACTTTACAGCCAGAAAATGATGTCACTGAATTCAATTTTGGAAAAAATTGATATAAATGACTGGGATGACGTTATTTGGCAAATAAAAGCACGTCAACTTGGCCATGGCCACAACTATAAAGATGCCATCAATGCCGCAGAAAAAGCATTAGTATATTCAAACACATCACGTTACAGTTGGTCTCTTCTTATTTATTTTCACAACCAAAATGACAGCAACAAAGACTTAATCTCCCAAGTGGTGAATCGGATTCCAGATGAAATATTCTCCCAACCATCTGAGATAGGTTACCAGCTACTGTCTGAAATTGTAAGAATAGGAGATTTTTCGAGAGCCGAGTTTTTTATAATTGACTGGTTTATCAAAAACCCCGATCATTGTGCCATTCCTTTCACAGACTTCTACCTTTCGATAATTTTAAAGGGCCACGAAGAACTCAATCCATCGCCTACCGTGGGTGACTGTCATGGCGGGCTACAATATAGCTGTGATGGGAAAATCACGACTAAACTGTTAGTCACGGAGAAAATCGCACCACACCCATCTTTGATCAATATTTCATCTCCACTGGGACAACTACTATCGGCAATGGATATAGAGGACACCCAACAACATGGCATGATGGATATTAAGCTTATCAAACGAGAACCACCCTATATAGCCATATTCAACATTGCATCGTCATTAAGAGAGGCTCTCAATGATGGTTCTGACTGCTTCTACTCATTCACATTGCCTGAAGACCCAAACGAGATGTTCAGGGCTTTGGAGCGAAAGCTGACTCCCTCCCAAGGCAACAAAAGCACCCTCCTCGCCAACCCCAAAATGCCACTATTCCTAAAAGGCTTCTACAACAATAGCCACGAAATAGTAAAGTCAGCGTTCCAACTCCTCACAGCAAAAACAGCTACTAAACAGGATTTACCAGCGTTCGGCGAGGAAAATCCAGAGCAAATCATTCTGGATGTCTATTCTGCAAGCTACCTGGCACTGACTGGTTTAAGCGACAATTTGATAAATTCTCACATTAAAATTGCCATAACTATCGAAACAAAATTCTATATAAAACAGTGGCTAGAAGATGTAAACCGTGAGGATTATCTTACCATAGGCGTTCACCCTGAGGGGGGCCTCTTACGCTGTACCGCTGAGGATATGCGTCTACAAACAGTCGATATACAAAAGGCTCTCAACCAAATACTAACTAAATCTGAGGTAATATCCCCGAATTTGATTGATACCCCACCAGAAGTATTGAAAATAGAGGACGCTGTAGACCCATCAGTACTTTCCAGCCTTAAACTTTCAATAACAAACAACATTCCTTGGCTATGCATTGACCTAATTTTTGCACAATTATCAAAAAGTTGTGGGCACCCTATTGTAAATGCGCTCCATTTTTTTACATTCCTGGACAGTAATCTGCCAATTGAGCATTTGCATAAAGGATTATACTTACATGTCACAGCGGGATTACCGTACCCCATAACTTACGAAAACATAATCCAGCTCAGCAAATCAAAAGAAGAACATGCACATTACTTTTTAGCTGAAATATTAAGAATGTATCCTAATGCTTCCCCTAACACCAACGCCACAATACAGTTCTTACATCATATTCTTATAATAATTTTAACAAATGCCTATGAAGATGGAGAAATACTAAAGGGCCTTAGTGTGACCAACCCAAGAAATAATGGGTACACAGAACGTGTATTTAACGCATGTTGTGATGTTTCAATGGAGTGTAAAGGTAATGAAGAGGCACATTATAAGCTTGCTATGCTATTAACCCACCTCTTTCACACATTCCGCGAAATAACCCCAATAATCAATCTTATACGCTATATGGCTTCGCGTTTCATTATTGGTCATATTATGTGTGCAGAAACCATCAATAATCATGTTATTGATCTAATCACAAAAATAAGAAACAACGAGATATCATAATACTTCAGGCCAAACCTTAAACGGCTTAATGAAACACACATAAACGAAGCGACTCGGCGGTAAGACATTTGAGCTAGAGAAGAAAGGAAGAGAAGGGTGGTGCCCTGCAAGGCGGATCTGTATTGAGTAGGATCAGCCCTCGAAAGAGGAAGGCCACAGAGTAGAGATGGAACGGAGAAACCGGGAACGGAGAGGCAGAGCTTTTTGCTAAAAGCAGAAGGCAAAAAAAAAGGTCTCACAGCAAATTGCTGTAAGACCTTTTAACAAATGGTGCACCAGGCAGGATTCGAACCTGCGACTCCTTGATTCGTAGTCAAGTACTCTATCCAGCTGAGCTACTGGTGCAGCGAAGATGCACTTTTTTACCCTAATTCTCCGATAAAGGCAAGGGTATTTTTCATCTTTTTTCCTCCTTAAGCACCTTAAATGACAATAAGGATGGAACAATAATCATTTAGAAAATCATCTTTTTTGAGAAAAGCAGTCCCCACCCCAACAGCAGAGAAAGGCCCGCCGTTGGCACTGGCAGATATCCTCATAGTCGGCAAGATTTATCTTGGCATTACAGAGATTAGAGGTATATCATTATAGGAGTTAATTTTTAAAGGATCTCTTAGATCCCTGCCAGCATCTATCCCCCTAAAAGGACAATACATTCAGGGGGGGCAAAGAGAAATCTCCGCAGGGCAGGGGCAGGAAGTCTGGAAAAGATAAGAATAACGACTCTCACTAGAAGGTGAGAGCCTTGAAGGCCATTAACCAGCACCACTGATATGGAGCAAGAGCTCTTGCCCCACAACAATGATCACGAGGAGCTAAAATGAGCAAAGGAAAACAAGGCAAAGAAGGCAAGAAGGTACCGGCAATGACCCTTAAAGAGAAGAGGGCAGCCAAAAAGAGCAAAAAAGAGCCCAAGGATCCACTGGTAAGCTAAGCTGTTAACGAAAACTGGCCAGTGGCTGGTATCGAGACCAGGT from the Desulfotalea psychrophila LSv54 genome contains:
- a CDS encoding DUF2971 domain-containing protein; this translates as MKRIKVAFPDVTRSSAIKGLRRMEKIYKYFRYDVLDLVFRKKGYCGVKCSLPQDYNDPYELFLGMDLSIPPEHLAFYYDIVSGIPQNPTTCFSYSPIVSPMWAHYANNHSGFVLEFDLEGLQKHFEGNPLWNVSYRKAPLENLKEILARAAGTLKPRHSYALQEAVFVESYFSKYDQWAYEQECRFVDMTKITENVAGDDILFIPLEFVTAFIAGPKYPTDKIQHSCDISSIADMKWYELVIGKSHPKPYIKAQNNEIFIFEDKQLVLSTNNCSSCSEPLVNDNKLCPWCAITESHRKVAAQHNPFRMISAMGGLDDYMEAMNKIGR
- a CDS encoding DUF6261 family protein, which encodes MATISKVRESSRNADINNLATRILKEFSKNDWSSDTYLSPILTELTTLDDDFTLALNRLEAYSQLAEKDEVRDEAIRALFYLVDGYTYIPLPKMKEAAAVIDAVLSQYGMGIQREDYSAESARINSLLTDLAEPDIVKAIANLKGMDDSISILATAQEEFENIAMSQGELIAGKESLASATRLKAEVIQITNGSLIEYMNVMSKVKPETFASISADIAQFVKQNNELAKRRTGKKPDEEKAEAE
- the gapS6a gene encoding GapS6a family protein; this encodes MEFLTATVFSGVLYDMLKCGAGLASDNIKKKLQDWLIDDNMASNIEAELAKLQLSDEMSESAIAKKLTSSDEITKILKEIKPINQTTITQTHSGTGDNIAGNKVINN
- the gapS6b gene encoding GapS6b family protein; this translates as MTEPISQYHYGQGDNVRDKIINRAISPKALLTPIHSVLTSLRHRQLEQAKEKLTTINSTSSLDTDTIALLNIIQLLVKLTEDNPPADSYQLLNSYLATDPDQFCRDIAISAQIQLDAKHDNHLDAHTRYTAKKRQGIYTNEAYYALIANLDEIKSVFNEQRLQLTEIELCGLVRGALRLEAPDEALEIAKLLHSILPDLNSKTLILFTKICLFNKTISESSEARHYWSITASSRRNLLNLCDETVCLMNNCKGNDTRVVNIATSLLNHVLGEYQPLADVCWDFISKVEAQSPDIASEIRRIYERKRRTTGGISGKIAKAQEDPAFKSDTINEITKSTNISAEDSFLLSNIGDQDTIQKWLGSGGAISNTNQLVSDVALLELKTMACKDTKKAVAELQEAADEFTNKHQADLGSLDPRNALSLAEKLFNLEIFPAACELLKPHIPSSDIWASPILQCYLNALLYSQKMMSLNSILEKIDINDWDDVIWQIKARQLGHGHNYKDAINAAEKALVYSNTSRYSWSLLIYFHNQNDSNKDLISQVVNRIPDEIFSQPSEIGYQLLSEIVRIGDFSRAEFFIIDWFIKNPDHCAIPFTDFYLSIILKGHEELNPSPTVGDCHGGLQYSCDGKITTKLLVTEKIAPHPSLINISSPLGQLLSAMDIEDTQQHGMMDIKLIKREPPYIAIFNIASSLREALNDGSDCFYSFTLPEDPNEMFRALERKLTPSQGNKSTLLANPKMPLFLKGFYNNSHEIVKSAFQLLTAKTATKQDLPAFGEENPEQIILDVYSASYLALTGLSDNLINSHIKIAITIETKFYIKQWLEDVNREDYLTIGVHPEGGLLRCTAEDMRLQTVDIQKALNQILTKSEVISPNLIDTPPEVLKIEDAVDPSVLSSLKLSITNNIPWLCIDLIFAQLSKSCGHPIVNALHFFTFLDSNLPIEHLHKGLYLHVTAGLPYPITYENIIQLSKSKEEHAHYFLAEILRMYPNASPNTNATIQFLHHILIIILTNAYEDGEILKGLSVTNPRNNGYTERVFNACCDVSMECKGNEEAHYKLAMLLTHLFHTFREITPIINLIRYMASRFIIGHIMCAETINNHVIDLITKIRNNEIS